One genomic region from Sander lucioperca isolate FBNREF2018 chromosome 3, SLUC_FBN_1.2, whole genome shotgun sequence encodes:
- the LOC118494780 gene encoding uncharacterized protein LOC118494780 — MRKNNYFINNMSPSAHIFLVRNIFHHHNEKKERQTIEKMKRNVRNVSITLDTLGKAVAAPQTSMGTQTSLEPTRNLAGTTPDRETFLCDIQPQRSCWGLKPSPPQKNMLKYVLDPKRNPDETIIRTQFTKVQQVTLQRRDFLTLGLARELEATIANCCFQIITQIAQSQQNDVYAVDCYVVPTWLPPHCPDTSSFPNDLANKDFVLIPIWKPGHYMLCVLKLRERHILFLDSLFHKHPEASVGFGDQRYIQICSDLAQRIIPGEWTVIYSKDLKGLPRQKDGNACGIFMLMYALYIVLGADFDFTTADMDTIRTWWCLLLLSGHSIGTEKEK; from the exons ATGCGGAAGAACAATTATTTCATCAACAATATGTCGCCTTCAGCTCACATTTTTCTGGTGCGAAACATTTTTCATCACCacaatgaaaaaaaggagagacaAACCATTGAGAAGATGAAAAGAAATGTGAGGAATGTCAGTATCACACTGGACACACTTGGGAAGGCAGTAGCAG CTCCACAGACTTCAATGGGCACTCAGACTTCATTGGAACCCACAAGAAATCTTGCTG GAACAACTCCCGACAGGGAAACTTTCCTGTGTGACATACAGCCGCAGAGATCATGCTGGGGTTTGAAACCTAGTCCACCACAAAAAAATATG cTGAAATATGTCTTGGACCCCAAAAGAAATCcagatgaaacaattatacGAACCCAGTTTACCAAAGTGCAGCAAGTTACCTTGCAACGCAGAGACTTTTTGACTCTGGGCTTGGCACGGGAGTTGGAGGCCACA ATAGCAAATTGCTGTTTTCAGATAATCACCCAAATAGCACAGTCACAG CAAAATGATGTGTATGCAGTGGATTGCTATGTTGTACCAACATGGCTACCACCACATTGTCCAGATACCTCGTCTTTCCCc AATGATTTGGCAAACAAGGATTTTGTCCTCATACCTATTTGGAAACCAGGACACTACATGCTCTGT GTTTTgaagctgagagagagacacattcTTTTCCTAGACTCCTTATTCCATAAGCATCCGGAAGCCTCAGTTGGCTTTGGCGATCAACGATACATTCAGATTTGCAG TGATCTTGCGCAGAGGATTATTCCAGGAGAATGGACTGTGATCTACAGCAAGGACCTCAAA GGTCTCCCAAGACAGAAAGATGGCAATGCCTGTGGGATCTTCATGTTAATG TATGCTCTTTACATTGTGCTAGGGGCAGATTTTGACTTCACAACT GCTGACATGGACACAATCAGGACATGGTGGTGCCTGTTGCTCCTGTCTGGTCATTCA ATTGGcacagaaaaggaaaaatga